The Georgenia faecalis genome includes a window with the following:
- a CDS encoding DUF7455 domain-containing protein has protein sequence MTAPLTAQDRCDRCGAQAYVRVALAVGELLFCAHHARQHSEALEGVATSIQDETHRLHEKSEA, from the coding sequence ATGACTGCACCGCTGACCGCACAGGACCGCTGTGACCGCTGTGGGGCCCAGGCCTACGTCCGGGTCGCCCTCGCCGTCGGCGAGCTGCTGTTCTGCGCGCACCACGCCCGCCAGCACAGTGAGGCCCTCGAGGGGGTCGCGACCTCGATCCAGGACGAGACGCACCGGCTCCACGAGAAGTCCGAGGCCTGA
- a CDS encoding GNAT family N-acetyltransferase: protein MTLPALPSTALGLTWRPITPDDVPAWHELVRAIEDVDDPGERYTAEDLRDQLTDGSWKDPSADTLMGVDADGVPRAFGHVEVRPGDTRAVRAFCWGGVHPQWRGRGIGRDVLAWQERRGREKIAAAGKDVPSRILVHADEHVGTHRRLLEAAGFRLVRWYLEMTRPLDDAHPAPDVALGGGLRLVPYTDDLSERVRHAHNEAFADHWGSEPRSREDWERASVGGRTFRPQWSFVVLDGDEVAGYTLASAYEQDWAAQGYRSGWTDALGVRRAWRRRGIAPALLAASMRAFRADGMERADLAVDAENPSGALRLYTGLGFTAARRSTAYAKDC from the coding sequence GTGACCCTCCCCGCACTCCCGTCCACCGCGCTCGGCCTCACCTGGCGTCCCATCACCCCGGACGACGTCCCCGCCTGGCACGAGCTGGTCCGGGCCATCGAGGACGTCGACGACCCGGGCGAGCGGTACACCGCCGAGGACCTGCGCGACCAGCTCACCGACGGCTCCTGGAAGGACCCGTCCGCCGACACGCTCATGGGCGTCGACGCGGACGGCGTCCCGCGGGCCTTCGGGCACGTCGAGGTGCGCCCGGGAGACACCCGCGCCGTGCGGGCGTTCTGCTGGGGCGGCGTGCACCCCCAGTGGCGCGGGCGTGGCATCGGCCGGGACGTGCTCGCCTGGCAGGAGCGGCGCGGGCGGGAGAAGATCGCCGCCGCGGGCAAGGACGTCCCCTCGCGGATCCTCGTCCATGCCGATGAGCACGTCGGGACCCACCGGCGCCTCCTCGAGGCCGCCGGGTTCCGCCTCGTGCGCTGGTACCTGGAGATGACCCGCCCGCTCGACGACGCCCACCCCGCCCCCGACGTCGCCCTCGGCGGCGGGCTGCGGCTGGTGCCGTACACCGACGACCTGAGCGAGCGCGTCCGGCACGCCCACAACGAGGCGTTCGCCGACCACTGGGGGAGCGAGCCGCGCTCCCGGGAGGACTGGGAGCGGGCGAGCGTGGGCGGGCGCACCTTCCGGCCGCAGTGGAGCTTCGTCGTCCTCGACGGCGACGAGGTCGCCGGGTACACGCTGGCCTCGGCCTACGAGCAGGACTGGGCCGCCCAGGGGTACCGCTCCGGGTGGACCGACGCCCTGGGCGTGCGCCGCGCGTGGCGGCGCCGGGGGATCGCGCCGGCGCTGCTCGCGGCCTCGATGCGCGCCTTCCGGGCCGACGGCATGGAGCGCGCGGACCTCGCCGTCGACGCGGAGAACCCCTCGGGGGCCCTGCGCCTGTACACGGGCCTGGGCTTCACGGCGGCGCGGCGCTCGACCGCCTACGCGAAGGACTGCTGA
- a CDS encoding DNA gyrase/topoisomerase IV subunit B: MPPKSTASPEQYTARHLSVLEGLEAVRKRPGMYIGSTDSRGLMHCLWEIIDNAVDEALEGHGDAIEVILYPDSSVEVRDNGRGIPVDTVASVGLSGVEVVFTKLHAGGKFGGGSYAASGGLHGVGASVVNALSARLDVEVDRGGKTHRMTFHRGEPGTFADRGGPSPDSPFQPFTSGSELAVVGKTPRARTGTRVRYWADRQIFPTTAHFSYEDLVDRARQTTFLVPGLTITVRDERRLPGTPGEGGPVEEVFRHDGGAADFVDFLAPDAGVTDTWRLTGSGTFRETVQQLDGSGHLRPKDVERTCEVEVALRWGVGYDTHVRSFVNIIATPKGGSHLAGFEQGLVKTIRKQVEANARRLKVTAKDPRLEKDDVLAGLTAVVTVRLPEPQFEGQTKEVLGTAPVRAIVARVVERGLTEILTSTKRAEKTQAAVLLEKVVGEMRARVSARMQKEISRRKNALETSTLPAKLADCRTDDVERSELFIVEGDSALGTAKLARQSDFQALLPIRGKILNVQKASPGDILRNAEVASIIQVLGAGSGRTFDLEAARYGKVILMTDADVDGAHIRTLLLTLFFRYMRPLVEAGRVFAAVPPLFRVEVSGSGGKKGEKIYVYSDAELNALLRKLERSGKRYKEPIQRYKGLGEMDADQLAETTMDPAHRTLRRVSMNDVAAIENAERVFELLMGNDVAPRKDFIVAGAREIDRERIDA, translated from the coding sequence GTGCCTCCCAAGTCGACCGCCTCCCCAGAGCAGTACACCGCGCGCCACCTCTCCGTCCTCGAGGGACTCGAGGCGGTCCGCAAGCGGCCGGGCATGTACATCGGCTCGACGGACTCCCGCGGCCTCATGCACTGCCTGTGGGAGATCATCGACAACGCCGTCGACGAGGCCCTCGAGGGACATGGCGACGCCATCGAGGTGATCCTCTACCCGGACTCCTCCGTCGAGGTCCGCGACAACGGGCGGGGCATCCCGGTGGACACCGTCGCCTCCGTCGGCCTCAGCGGCGTCGAGGTCGTCTTCACCAAGCTCCACGCCGGCGGCAAGTTCGGCGGCGGGTCCTACGCGGCGTCCGGCGGCCTCCACGGCGTGGGCGCCTCCGTCGTCAACGCCCTGTCCGCCCGGCTCGACGTCGAGGTGGACCGCGGGGGCAAGACCCACCGGATGACGTTCCACCGCGGGGAGCCCGGCACGTTCGCCGACCGGGGCGGACCGAGTCCCGACTCGCCGTTCCAGCCGTTCACCTCCGGCAGCGAGCTCGCCGTCGTCGGTAAGACGCCCCGCGCCCGCACCGGCACCCGCGTGCGCTACTGGGCCGACCGCCAGATCTTCCCGACGACGGCGCACTTCTCCTACGAGGACCTCGTCGACCGCGCCCGCCAGACCACCTTCCTCGTCCCCGGGCTCACCATCACCGTGCGGGACGAGCGGCGCCTGCCGGGCACGCCGGGGGAGGGCGGGCCGGTCGAGGAGGTCTTCCGCCACGACGGCGGCGCCGCCGACTTCGTCGACTTCCTCGCGCCCGACGCCGGCGTCACCGACACGTGGCGGCTCACCGGCTCCGGGACGTTCCGCGAGACGGTCCAGCAGCTCGACGGCTCCGGCCACCTGCGACCCAAGGACGTCGAGCGCACCTGCGAGGTCGAGGTCGCCCTGCGCTGGGGCGTCGGCTACGACACGCACGTGCGCTCGTTCGTCAACATCATCGCCACGCCCAAGGGCGGGTCCCACCTCGCCGGGTTCGAGCAGGGCCTGGTCAAGACCATCCGCAAGCAGGTGGAGGCGAACGCGCGGCGCCTCAAGGTCACCGCCAAGGACCCCCGGCTCGAGAAGGACGACGTCCTCGCCGGCCTCACCGCCGTCGTCACGGTCCGGCTCCCCGAGCCCCAGTTCGAGGGCCAGACCAAGGAGGTCCTCGGGACCGCGCCGGTGCGCGCGATCGTCGCGCGCGTCGTCGAGCGGGGCCTCACCGAGATCCTCACCTCCACCAAGCGCGCCGAGAAGACCCAGGCGGCGGTCCTCCTCGAGAAGGTCGTGGGGGAGATGCGCGCGCGCGTGTCCGCCCGGATGCAGAAGGAGATCTCCCGGCGCAAGAACGCCCTCGAGACCTCCACGCTGCCCGCCAAGCTCGCCGACTGCCGCACCGACGACGTCGAGCGGTCCGAGCTGTTCATCGTCGAGGGCGACAGCGCGCTCGGCACCGCCAAGCTCGCCCGCCAGAGCGACTTCCAGGCGCTGCTGCCGATCCGCGGGAAGATCCTCAACGTCCAGAAGGCCTCGCCCGGGGACATCCTGCGCAACGCCGAGGTCGCCTCGATCATCCAGGTCCTCGGCGCGGGCTCCGGCCGGACGTTCGACCTCGAGGCCGCGCGCTACGGCAAGGTGATCCTCATGACGGACGCGGACGTCGACGGCGCCCACATCCGCACCCTGCTGCTCACCCTCTTCTTCCGCTACATGCGCCCGCTCGTCGAGGCCGGGCGCGTCTTCGCGGCCGTCCCGCCGCTGTTCCGCGTCGAGGTGAGCGGCTCCGGCGGGAAGAAGGGCGAGAAGATCTACGTCTACTCCGACGCCGAGCTGAACGCCCTCCTGCGCAAGCTGGAGCGCTCGGGCAAGCGGTACAAGGAACCCATCCAGCGGTACAAGGGCCTGGGGGAGATGGACGCCGACCAGCTCGCCGAGACCACCATGGACCCGGCCCACCGCACGCTGCGCCGGGTGAGCATGAACGACGTGGCGGCCATCGAGAACGCCGAGCGGGTCTTCGAGCTGCTCATGGGCAACGACGTCGCCCCGCGCAAGGACTTCATCGTCGCCGGCGCCCGGGAGATCGACCGGGAGCGCATCGACGCCTGA
- a CDS encoding universal stress protein produces MTIVVGYLSTPEGEAALHAAVTEAKRRDARLVVVMSRRSRPEDHAAIEAEVDHVRDLLDEAEVAYEVRRTGRTSDVAENLVGAAEELDAELIVIGLRRRSPVGKLFLGSNAQRILLDAPCPVMAVKPDAPSGHQPKG; encoded by the coding sequence ATGACCATCGTCGTGGGCTATCTCTCCACACCGGAGGGCGAAGCGGCGCTCCATGCTGCGGTCACCGAGGCGAAGCGCCGCGACGCGCGGCTCGTCGTCGTCATGTCCCGGCGCTCGCGGCCCGAGGACCACGCCGCCATCGAGGCGGAGGTCGACCACGTGCGCGACCTCCTCGACGAGGCGGAGGTCGCCTACGAGGTGCGCCGCACCGGCCGCACGTCCGACGTCGCCGAGAACCTCGTCGGTGCCGCCGAGGAGCTGGACGCCGAGCTCATCGTCATCGGCCTGCGGCGTCGTTCGCCGGTGGGCAAGCTGTTCCTGGGATCCAACGCCCAGCGGATCCTCCTCGACGCGCCGTGCCCCGTGATGGCGGTCAAGCCCGACGCCCCGTCGGGCCACCAGCCCAAGGGCTGA
- a CDS encoding polyprenyl synthetase family protein: protein MTTSPVPTVPSLVSARVLEALRAHTAPFAGLGEPIEDLLAPARDLLGGGKRLRAEFCAAGWAGFSDEPALAGSPPILAGAAIELFQGAALVHDDVMDGSHTRRGMPAVHRRLAAEHAAAGWLGSADRYGEAGAILLGDLLLSVSSMEIDRARAAVGPGASARAREVWDLMTSEVAVGQYLDIRSQAQPWAEDGAPAVEMALEVVRMKSARYSVEHPLTLGAALAGADDDALARLRAVGLPLGEAFQLRDDVLGVFGDPALTGKPAGDDLREGKRTVLLGLAMHRADPPAREHLRTQVGRADLTYDDVARLQEILVGSGAVAAHEDLIAERLRVGLAELERADLPDAVSEELTRLADALAARQA, encoded by the coding sequence ATGACGACCTCACCGGTACCGACGGTGCCCTCCCTCGTCTCCGCCCGGGTGCTGGAGGCGCTGCGGGCGCACACCGCCCCGTTCGCCGGGCTCGGCGAGCCGATCGAGGACCTCCTGGCCCCGGCGCGCGACCTGCTCGGCGGCGGCAAGCGCCTGCGGGCCGAGTTCTGCGCCGCCGGGTGGGCGGGCTTCTCCGACGAGCCGGCCCTCGCCGGTTCCCCGCCGATCCTCGCCGGCGCGGCGATCGAGCTCTTCCAGGGGGCGGCCCTGGTCCATGACGACGTCATGGACGGCTCGCACACCCGCCGCGGCATGCCCGCCGTCCACCGCCGGCTCGCGGCCGAGCACGCGGCCGCCGGGTGGCTCGGCTCGGCCGACCGGTACGGCGAGGCCGGCGCGATCCTCCTCGGCGACCTCCTGCTCAGCGTGTCCTCGATGGAGATCGACCGCGCCCGCGCCGCGGTCGGCCCGGGGGCGAGCGCCCGCGCCCGCGAGGTGTGGGACCTCATGACGAGCGAGGTCGCCGTCGGGCAGTACCTCGACATCCGCTCCCAGGCACAGCCGTGGGCCGAGGACGGCGCCCCGGCCGTGGAGATGGCGCTCGAGGTGGTGCGGATGAAGTCCGCCCGGTACAGCGTCGAGCACCCCCTCACCCTCGGCGCCGCCCTCGCGGGCGCCGACGACGACGCCCTGGCGCGGCTGCGCGCCGTCGGCCTGCCGCTCGGCGAGGCCTTCCAGCTGCGCGACGACGTCCTCGGCGTCTTCGGCGACCCGGCGCTCACGGGCAAGCCCGCCGGCGACGACCTCCGCGAGGGCAAGCGGACGGTGCTGCTCGGCCTGGCGATGCACCGGGCTGACCCGCCGGCGCGCGAGCACCTGCGCACCCAGGTGGGGCGCGCGGACCTCACGTACGACGACGTCGCGCGGCTCCAGGAGATCCTCGTCGGCAGCGGCGCCGTCGCGGCCCACGAGGACCTCATCGCCGAGCGCCTGCGCGTCGGCCTCGCCGAGCTGGAGCGGGCGGACCTGCCCGACGCCGTGTCGGAGGAGCTCACCCGGCTCGCCGACGCGCTCGCCGCCCGCCAGGCCTGA
- a CDS encoding RNA polymerase sigma factor: MPSFAQNTPVSSRAEAAATTRQETTVAVEPDAAPAAPAKTPAAKKPAAKKAPARKPTAKKAAAAKPETPTSAASPDEPIIPDEEIIAAAEDFVEDVVEEPAPKPVRARASRAKKPALAAVPDAEKATEKPDAEPAAADGKEETGFVVSDADDEDAPVQQVVTAGATADPVKDYLKQIGKVALLNAEQEVELAKRIEAGLFAEEKLNDGEELAPKLRRELEWIANDGRLAKNHLLEANLRLVVSLAKRYTGRGMLFLDLIQEGNLGLIRAVEKFDYTKGYKFSTYATWWIRQAITRAMADQARTIRIPVHMVEVINKLARVQRQMLQDLGREPTPEELAKELDMTPEKVVEVQKYGREPISLHTPLGEDGDSEFGDLIEDSEAVVPADAVSFTLLQEQLHMVLDTLSEREAGVVSMRFGLTDGQPKTLDEIGKVYGVTRERIRQIESKTMSKLRHPSRSQVLRDYLD, encoded by the coding sequence GTGCCGTCGTTCGCCCAGAACACGCCCGTCAGCTCCCGAGCCGAGGCGGCCGCCACGACCCGCCAGGAGACCACGGTGGCGGTGGAGCCCGACGCGGCTCCTGCTGCCCCGGCGAAGACCCCCGCCGCGAAGAAGCCCGCGGCCAAGAAGGCCCCCGCGAGGAAGCCGACCGCGAAGAAGGCCGCTGCCGCCAAGCCCGAGACCCCGACGAGCGCCGCGTCCCCGGACGAGCCGATCATCCCGGACGAGGAGATCATCGCCGCGGCGGAGGACTTCGTCGAGGACGTCGTCGAGGAGCCCGCGCCCAAGCCGGTGCGTGCCCGGGCCAGCCGCGCCAAGAAGCCGGCGCTGGCGGCTGTCCCGGACGCCGAGAAGGCGACGGAGAAGCCCGACGCCGAGCCCGCTGCCGCCGACGGCAAGGAGGAGACGGGCTTCGTCGTCTCCGACGCCGACGACGAGGACGCTCCGGTCCAGCAGGTCGTCACCGCCGGTGCGACCGCGGACCCGGTCAAGGACTACCTCAAGCAGATCGGCAAGGTCGCCCTCCTCAACGCCGAGCAGGAGGTCGAGCTCGCCAAGCGGATCGAGGCCGGCCTGTTCGCCGAGGAGAAGCTCAACGACGGCGAGGAGCTGGCCCCCAAGCTGCGCCGCGAGCTCGAGTGGATCGCGAACGACGGCCGCCTCGCGAAGAACCACCTGCTCGAGGCCAACCTGCGCCTGGTGGTCTCCCTGGCCAAGCGCTACACCGGTCGCGGGATGCTCTTCCTCGACCTCATCCAGGAGGGCAACCTCGGCCTCATCCGTGCGGTCGAGAAGTTCGACTACACCAAGGGGTACAAGTTCTCCACGTACGCCACGTGGTGGATCCGCCAGGCCATCACCCGCGCCATGGCGGACCAGGCCCGCACCATCCGTATCCCGGTGCACATGGTCGAGGTCATCAACAAGCTTGCCCGCGTCCAGCGCCAGATGCTCCAGGACCTGGGCCGCGAGCCCACGCCGGAGGAGCTGGCCAAGGAGCTCGACATGACCCCCGAGAAGGTCGTCGAGGTCCAGAAGTACGGCCGCGAGCCCATCTCGCTCCACACGCCCCTCGGCGAGGACGGCGACAGCGAGTTCGGTGACCTCATCGAGGACTCCGAGGCCGTCGTCCCCGCGGACGCCGTGAGCTTCACGCTCCTCCAGGAGCAGCTCCACATGGTCCTCGACACGCTCTCCGAGCGGGAGGCCGGCGTGGTGTCCATGCGTTTCGGGCTCACCGACGGCCAGCCGAAGACCCTCGACGAGATCGGCAAGGTCTACGGCGTGACCCGCGAGCGGATCCGCCAGATCGAGTCCAAGACGATGTCGAAGCTGCGCCACCCGAGCCGGTCGCAGGTCCTGCGCGACTACCTCGACTGA
- a CDS encoding DUF4192 domain-containing protein — MDTTTPTVLRVSEPREVLAYIPYRLGFVPRESLVLLGLRGPRNRIGLVIRADLADAGHAVHGPAYAQRLVGHLLDDGAHDAFVVVYTAEDRASLAGDTPVGRSLAHLRALVDWGDPPGPWVVGPDGYGVWGEDVECAPHTDPLRDLEYTQTGATMVLHGHAVAPDRASLAVERDAPAPARRAAARAAARAERHYAEVRHRCRTPGAAFGVPDERARHEGELLAWRRGERSRWERLLAAAGRGDPLPVPELGRMLVGLSDLYVRDDVILSLVGPPPAHLDDAEAITWALSQVFDPGGLPPEPVRTQPGERVLESLARCAPRGRAAPALTLLAWLAWWGGDGARADVLARQALAEDGDQRLAQLIAAATAQGMPPGWVWED, encoded by the coding sequence ATGGACACCACCACCCCCACCGTGCTCCGGGTCAGCGAGCCCCGCGAGGTCCTCGCCTACATCCCGTACCGCCTCGGCTTCGTCCCCCGGGAGTCGCTCGTGCTCCTCGGGCTGCGCGGTCCCCGCAACCGCATCGGCCTCGTCATCCGGGCCGACCTCGCCGACGCCGGCCACGCGGTCCACGGGCCCGCGTACGCCCAGCGGCTCGTCGGCCACCTCCTCGACGACGGCGCGCACGACGCCTTCGTCGTCGTCTACACCGCCGAGGACCGGGCCAGCCTCGCGGGTGACACGCCGGTCGGACGGTCGCTCGCCCACCTGCGTGCCCTCGTCGACTGGGGCGACCCGCCGGGGCCCTGGGTGGTCGGTCCCGACGGGTACGGCGTGTGGGGCGAGGACGTGGAGTGCGCGCCGCACACCGACCCGCTCCGCGACCTCGAGTACACCCAGACGGGCGCCACGATGGTGCTCCACGGGCACGCCGTCGCGCCGGACCGCGCGAGCCTCGCCGTCGAGCGGGACGCCCCGGCGCCGGCTCGCCGTGCCGCCGCCCGTGCTGCCGCGCGTGCGGAGCGGCACTACGCCGAGGTGCGTCACCGCTGCCGGACCCCCGGCGCCGCGTTCGGGGTGCCGGACGAGCGCGCTCGGCACGAGGGGGAGCTGCTCGCCTGGAGGCGGGGCGAGCGCTCGCGGTGGGAGCGGCTCCTCGCCGCGGCCGGCCGGGGCGACCCTCTGCCGGTCCCCGAGCTCGGGCGAATGCTCGTGGGCCTGAGCGACCTGTACGTGCGTGACGACGTCATCCTCTCCCTCGTGGGCCCCCCGCCGGCCCACCTCGACGACGCCGAAGCCATCACCTGGGCCCTGAGCCAGGTCTTCGACCCCGGCGGGCTCCCGCCCGAACCGGTGCGGACGCAGCCGGGGGAGAGGGTCCTCGAGAGCCTCGCCCGGTGCGCCCCGCGGGGTCGGGCGGCGCCCGCCCTGACCCTGCTCGCCTGGCTGGCCTGGTGGGGCGGCGACGGGGCGCGCGCCGACGTCCTGGCCCGCCAGGCGCTGGCCGAGGACGGCGACCAGCGCCTGGCCCAGCTCATCGCCGCCGCCACCGCCCAGGGCATGCCGCCGGGATGGGTCTGGGAGGACTGA
- a CDS encoding GNAT family N-acetyltransferase — MPSPLADRAAAPDHVELPAAHLGLTWRPLEPGDADAVLALARRCEAVDTPILRVDAGDVESVLARPERGIVADSLGGFDSAGELRASAFVYAPPGDESHARVFIDAAVDPEWRGRGIGRALLAWQDGRARQMLAQMDPELPGRIAAYVDEHHADRRRLYAAAGFSPKRVYRDMRRNLRDPIPPVEVPEGMQIVSWTPDLDERVRLTHNEAFADHWGSQPVAAESWTRIHRDLVPEWSMVALAGDDIAGYALTSRHEHQWEALGHTEGFTELLGVRRPYRGTGVARALLTAVLEALHRDGLDMAALDVDTENPSGAHHFYERMGYEPQASRILYTIEL, encoded by the coding sequence ATGCCCTCCCCCCTCGCCGACCGCGCTGCTGCCCCCGACCACGTCGAGCTCCCCGCCGCCCACCTCGGCCTCACCTGGCGGCCCCTGGAGCCCGGCGACGCCGATGCGGTGCTCGCGCTGGCGCGGCGCTGCGAGGCCGTCGACACCCCGATCCTGCGCGTCGACGCCGGTGACGTCGAGAGCGTCCTCGCGCGCCCGGAGCGGGGGATCGTCGCCGACAGCCTCGGCGGGTTCGACAGCGCCGGCGAGCTCCGCGCGTCGGCGTTCGTCTACGCCCCGCCCGGCGACGAGAGCCACGCGCGGGTGTTCATCGACGCCGCCGTCGACCCCGAGTGGCGCGGCCGGGGGATCGGCCGCGCGCTCCTCGCCTGGCAGGACGGCCGTGCCCGCCAGATGCTCGCGCAGATGGACCCGGAGCTGCCGGGCCGGATCGCCGCCTACGTCGACGAGCACCACGCCGACCGCCGGCGCCTCTACGCCGCCGCCGGCTTCAGCCCCAAGCGCGTCTACCGCGACATGCGGCGGAACCTGCGCGACCCGATCCCGCCGGTCGAGGTCCCCGAGGGCATGCAGATCGTCTCCTGGACCCCCGATCTCGACGAGCGCGTGCGACTCACCCACAACGAGGCGTTCGCCGACCACTGGGGCTCCCAGCCGGTTGCCGCCGAGTCATGGACCCGCATCCACCGCGACCTCGTCCCCGAGTGGAGCATGGTCGCCCTCGCCGGGGACGACATCGCCGGGTACGCGCTCACCTCCCGCCACGAGCACCAGTGGGAGGCGCTCGGCCACACGGAGGGGTTCACCGAGCTGCTCGGCGTGCGCCGCCCCTACCGCGGCACGGGGGTCGCCCGCGCGCTGCTCACGGCCGTCCTCGAGGCGCTCCACCGGGACGGGCTCGACATGGCGGCGCTGGACGTCGACACCGAGAACCCCTCCGGCGCGCACCACTTCTACGAGCGGATGGGGTACGAGCCGCAGGCGAGCCGGATCCTCTACACCATCGAGCTCTGA
- a CDS encoding LysM peptidoglycan-binding domain-containing protein, whose amino-acid sequence MAVPAGAATQPARATTTSTVTAGATALALPRVKVPSALPTVAPAMTYRVQAGDTVSHIALRTGASVSAIVQANGLDSRAFIRVGQMLRIPVPGSAAPVAAPAPSGTAARTHTVAAGETVSGLAARYRSSVSAITSANGLNSRALIRIGQRLTIPAGGSAGAPSAPAPAAPAPSAPQAGGSHTVASGETVSGLAARYGTSVSAIVSANRLNSRALIFVGQRLTIPGAGSGTGAAPAPTSPSAGPLVPDSFLGRTYPQQVVAAANANKATLNAMSVPSRAEMQSIVAATARDMGVDPALALAIAQAESGFDARAVSPANALGTMQVIPSSGEWASNLVGRRLNLLNPRDNVVAGVAILRQLVRTAPNQYPAIAGYYQGLAGVLRDGMYADTRTYVAKIKTNMAQYR is encoded by the coding sequence ATGGCCGTGCCCGCCGGCGCCGCCACCCAGCCCGCCCGCGCCACCACGACGTCCACCGTCACGGCCGGCGCCACGGCGCTGGCCCTCCCCCGCGTCAAGGTGCCGTCGGCCCTGCCGACCGTCGCCCCCGCGATGACCTACCGCGTCCAGGCCGGCGACACCGTCAGCCACATCGCGCTGCGCACCGGCGCCAGCGTGTCCGCCATCGTCCAGGCGAACGGGCTCGACTCCCGCGCCTTCATCCGCGTCGGCCAGATGCTCCGGATCCCCGTCCCCGGCTCCGCCGCGCCGGTGGCCGCACCCGCCCCGAGCGGGACGGCCGCGCGGACCCACACCGTCGCCGCCGGCGAGACCGTCTCCGGCCTCGCCGCCCGCTACCGCTCGTCGGTCTCGGCCATCACGTCGGCGAACGGCCTCAACTCCCGCGCCCTCATCCGGATCGGGCAGCGCCTCACCATCCCGGCGGGCGGCTCCGCGGGCGCGCCGAGCGCCCCCGCCCCGGCTGCACCGGCCCCGAGCGCCCCGCAGGCGGGCGGCTCCCACACCGTCGCCTCCGGCGAGACCGTCTCCGGCCTCGCCGCCCGCTACGGCACGTCGGTCTCGGCCATCGTGTCGGCCAACCGGCTCAACTCCCGCGCCCTCATCTTCGTCGGGCAGCGCCTCACCATCCCCGGCGCCGGTTCCGGGACCGGCGCGGCGCCCGCCCCGACGTCGCCGTCCGCCGGGCCGCTGGTGCCCGACTCGTTCCTCGGACGGACCTACCCCCAGCAGGTCGTCGCCGCCGCGAACGCCAACAAGGCGACGCTCAACGCGATGAGCGTGCCGTCGCGCGCGGAGATGCAGTCGATCGTCGCGGCCACCGCCCGCGACATGGGGGTCGACCCCGCCCTCGCGCTGGCCATCGCCCAGGCCGAGTCCGGCTTCGACGCCAGGGCCGTCTCCCCCGCCAACGCCCTGGGTACCATGCAGGTGATCCCCAGCTCGGGCGAGTGGGCCTCGAACCTCGTCGGGCGCCGGCTCAACCTCCTCAACCCGCGCGACAACGTCGTCGCGGGCGTGGCGATCCTCCGCCAGCTCGTGCGCACCGCGCCCAACCAGTACCCGGCGATCGCCGGGTACTACCAGGGCCTGGCCGGCGTGCTCCGCGACGGCATGTACGCGGACACCCGCACCTACGTCGCCAAGATCAAGACCAACATGGCGCAGTACCGCTGA
- a CDS encoding Rv2175c family DNA-binding protein: MTDDDLSQNHWLSLPEVADALGLQLREVRAMVREQRLAGMRRGPSSAYLVPADFLSTDAADEAPGPLPALRGTLIQLSDAGYSEEDAVRWLLRPDEALGSTPIAALRAGQVHAVRRVAQALAF, from the coding sequence GTGACCGATGACGACCTTTCCCAGAACCACTGGCTCTCCCTCCCCGAGGTGGCCGACGCGCTCGGTCTCCAGCTGCGCGAGGTCCGCGCGATGGTGCGCGAGCAGCGCCTCGCGGGGATGCGCCGCGGCCCGTCCTCGGCGTACCTCGTCCCCGCCGACTTCCTGAGCACCGACGCGGCCGACGAGGCACCCGGCCCGCTGCCCGCGCTGCGCGGCACGCTCATCCAGCTCTCCGATGCCGGCTACTCCGAGGAGGACGCCGTCCGGTGGCTCCTGCGTCCGGACGAGGCCCTCGGCAGCACGCCCATCGCCGCCCTGCGGGCCGGCCAGGTGCACGCCGTCCGGCGGGTGGCGCAGGCGCTGGCGTTCTGA